The DNA sequence GCGCGGCAGAGTTGTGGCGGCGAAGTTCATGGAGCCACCGAAGCAGAGTGTGAAGAATTCCGATGGGTTGAGAAAGATTGAGGAGTCTTTGAATTTGAGCGCAAGGCCGAAGGTTAATCGGAGAGGTATGAGTTTGGGGCCGTCGGAGATTATCGCCGGAGCCGGGTTCCGGCGGCCGAGTAAGTTTGAGATAACCCCTGTTCAGAAAATACAGGATCGCCGGAAATCTTGCTTCTGGAAGCTTCAGGACATTGATGAACTGAGGGTTACTAAAGAGAGGGGTAAAAGCACGAGTCTTAGCCCGAAATCAAGGAAGACTGCGTCGAAAATCGGAGCTCCGAAACAGGCTGCAACTTCAATTGGGGGTTCTAAGAGGCCGGTGAAGAAGGAAGACAAGGTTCTTGGTTCAATTGAGCCCAAGAAGCTCTTCAAAGAAGGGGAGAAGTCTGTGCCTAACAAGAAGCCAGTCAAGGCTGGGAGGGTTGTGGCAAGCAGGTACAATCAGATTGGTACTTCTTCGGCTGCTGCGGCGGATGGTCGGAAAAGGTCTTTGCCGGATGACGACAAGGACGATGGGAGCCGGTGTGAGAAGAAGCGCGTGTCATTGGTGGGGAAGCCACGTGGCATTGGGAGGGAGGGGTCTAGGAGCGTTGGACCGGAGAGTAGGATGAAGAAGAGGTGGGAGATTCCTAGTGAGGTCGTGGTGTTCCAGGGTGTGGAGGAGGATGGTGTTGCTGAAATCGGTGCTG is a window from the Rosa chinensis cultivar Old Blush chromosome 2, RchiOBHm-V2, whole genome shotgun sequence genome containing:
- the LOC112185061 gene encoding uncharacterized protein LOC112185061; its protein translation is MSVLEYPDAINAPELQVWNNAAFDDNEGSEFSCATVKASWSSESDCSKENLSPVPKTPVFAASSVPFKPLNGNSRRLSVAPKKMGFEVEEEKGRDLGKIDSEIEEIEKEIGRLNSRLELLKLEKAQKAAEKRGRVVAAKFMEPPKQSVKNSDGLRKIEESLNLSARPKVNRRGMSLGPSEIIAGAGFRRPSKFEITPVQKIQDRRKSCFWKLQDIDELRVTKERGKSTSLSPKSRKTASKIGAPKQAATSIGGSKRPVKKEDKVLGSIEPKKLFKEGEKSVPNKKPVKAGRVVASRYNQIGTSSAAAADGRKRSLPDDDKDDGSRCEKKRVSLVGKPRGIGREGSRSVGPESRMKKRWEIPSEVVVFQGVEEDGVAEIGAVNDGLPKIRTVRCVNDTPRGSGPAKRVAELVGMKKYFSNSDEFCQELSFAEEEDGEEE